One genomic window of Streptomyces sp. NBC_01276 includes the following:
- a CDS encoding acetoacetate decarboxylase family protein, which translates to MARVRYGARTEAEIAASREKSSKLPDIWSTGVVAVWESDPDVVAAVLPPPLKPAERPLVRANISKVDLPGYPLGAGSVAVAARHGGVEGWYPLVMPMTHERALTGGREVFGEPKKLGEVTVEREGLVVRAALARHGIAFVEVRGAVDRPLPLPEPVLKTDFYFKFLPAVDGSGFESDPVLVHCTRNEKVRKLEHITGDVVLRESMYDPVADLPVRRVVEITIGEKTTDQKGRAVERVSAQALLPYVHQRYDDPMQILDGPPEGSV; encoded by the coding sequence ATGGCACGCGTACGGTACGGAGCGCGCACCGAGGCCGAGATCGCGGCGTCGCGCGAGAAGAGTTCGAAGCTCCCCGACATCTGGTCCACCGGGGTCGTGGCCGTCTGGGAGAGCGATCCGGACGTGGTGGCGGCCGTCCTGCCGCCCCCGCTCAAGCCCGCCGAGCGGCCCCTGGTGCGGGCCAACATCAGCAAGGTCGACCTCCCGGGCTACCCGCTCGGCGCCGGCTCGGTGGCCGTCGCCGCCCGGCACGGCGGCGTCGAGGGCTGGTACCCGCTGGTCATGCCGATGACGCACGAGCGCGCCCTGACCGGTGGCCGCGAGGTGTTCGGCGAGCCCAAGAAGCTGGGCGAGGTGACCGTCGAACGCGAGGGTCTGGTCGTGCGGGCCGCCCTCGCCCGGCACGGGATCGCCTTCGTCGAGGTGCGCGGGGCGGTGGACCGCCCGCTGCCGCTGCCCGAGCCCGTCCTGAAGACCGATTTCTACTTCAAGTTCCTCCCCGCGGTGGACGGTTCGGGCTTCGAGTCCGACCCGGTGCTCGTCCACTGCACGCGCAACGAGAAGGTCCGCAAGCTGGAGCACATCACCGGTGACGTGGTGCTCCGCGAGTCGATGTACGACCCCGTGGCCGATCTCCCCGTACGCCGCGTCGTCGAGATCACCATCGGCGAGAAGACCACCGACCAGAAGGGCCGGGCCGTCGAGCGCGTCAGCGCCCAGGCCCTGCTCCCGTACGTCCACCAGCGCTACGACGACCCGATGCAGATCCTCGACGGACCGCCCGAGGGGAGCGTCTGA
- a CDS encoding SDR family NAD(P)-dependent oxidoreductase, protein MRLEPGQVAVVTGAASGIGLAMARRFAAEGLKVVLADVEEGALHGAAGELAAEGAEVLARVVDVSDRDSVLSLADAAYDAFGAVHVLCNNAGVGSGAEGRMWEHEPNDWKWAFSVNVWGVFHGIQAFVPRMIEAGGPGHVVNTSSGDGGIAPLPTASVYAVTKAAVVTMTESLYAHLRAEGAAVGASVLFPGPHMLRTGLWESHRNRPERYAKQRPRRTPYRSLDQYEAAMKQAGHEVAFTPVEEVAEHVVDGIRADRFWMLPASEHSDRQIRARSRSMLDRANPAYLESFILD, encoded by the coding sequence ATGCGCCTCGAACCGGGACAGGTGGCCGTCGTCACCGGCGCCGCGAGCGGCATCGGCCTGGCCATGGCCCGCCGCTTCGCCGCCGAGGGACTGAAGGTGGTCCTCGCCGACGTGGAGGAGGGCGCCCTGCACGGGGCCGCCGGGGAGCTGGCCGCCGAGGGGGCCGAGGTCCTGGCCCGCGTCGTCGACGTCAGCGACCGCGACTCCGTGCTCTCCCTGGCCGACGCCGCCTACGACGCCTTCGGCGCAGTCCACGTGCTGTGCAACAACGCGGGCGTCGGCTCGGGCGCCGAGGGCCGGATGTGGGAGCACGAGCCCAACGACTGGAAGTGGGCCTTCTCCGTCAACGTCTGGGGCGTCTTCCACGGCATCCAGGCCTTCGTCCCCCGCATGATCGAGGCCGGCGGCCCCGGGCACGTCGTCAACACCTCCTCCGGCGACGGCGGCATCGCCCCCCTGCCCACCGCCTCCGTCTACGCCGTCACCAAGGCGGCCGTGGTCACCATGACCGAGTCCCTGTACGCCCACCTCAGGGCGGAGGGCGCGGCCGTCGGCGCCTCCGTCCTCTTCCCCGGACCGCACATGCTGCGCACGGGCCTGTGGGAGTCCCACCGCAACCGGCCCGAGCGCTACGCGAAGCAGCGGCCTCGCCGGACCCCGTACCGCAGCCTCGACCAGTACGAGGCCGCGATGAAACAGGCCGGCCACGAGGTGGCCTTCACCCCCGTCGAGGAGGTCGCCGAGCACGTCGTCGACGGCATCCGCGCCGACCGGTTCTGGATGCTCCCGGCGAGCGAGCACAGCGACCGGCAGATCCGCGCCCGCTCGCGGTCGATGCTCGACCGCGCCAACCCCGCCTACCTGGAAAGCTTCATCCTCGACTGA
- a CDS encoding amidohydrolase family protein produces MNAYEDPYLIISSDCHAGLPTERYRPYLDSRFHPRFDEFLGQRDARREEATRLGVRNEAFAQKWFHDHEEGLKGGWDAGQRLKELDGDGVAAEVVFPDADAVDSQTAAPFGVGLGLSGDQDPELGMAGAQAHNRWLAEFVSQNPERHCGVALLPVTAEPAKVVAEVHRAKESGLGALMIPSMWVDKAPYHDRRYDPVWAAAAETAMPIVTHSGAAPRHEYGNHLGIYVSEVTWWPARPLWFLLWSGVFERHPGLRFGIAESGCWWLPNQLWFMDRLYLGAHGGKKLSPFAELKRPPSEYLDRQVFICATNTKRRELAQRYEIGVDNILWGSDFPHPEGTWPDTRNWLRNTFHDIPVAETRRMLGLAAAEVFGFDTAKLAPVARRIGPTPDGLGQSPDQAAVEASWARSRETGRHWLTGGDFPVLGVS; encoded by the coding sequence GTGAACGCGTACGAAGACCCGTACCTGATCATCTCCTCCGACTGCCACGCGGGCCTGCCGACCGAGCGGTACCGCCCTTACCTCGACTCCCGCTTCCACCCTCGGTTCGACGAGTTCCTCGGCCAGCGCGACGCCCGCCGCGAGGAGGCCACCCGCCTGGGGGTCCGCAACGAGGCCTTCGCCCAGAAGTGGTTCCACGACCACGAGGAGGGCCTCAAGGGCGGGTGGGACGCCGGCCAACGGCTCAAGGAACTCGACGGTGACGGAGTCGCCGCCGAGGTGGTCTTCCCCGATGCCGACGCGGTCGACAGCCAGACCGCCGCCCCCTTCGGCGTCGGCCTCGGCCTCTCCGGCGACCAGGACCCCGAGCTGGGCATGGCGGGGGCGCAGGCGCACAACCGCTGGCTGGCGGAGTTCGTGTCGCAGAACCCCGAACGCCACTGCGGGGTCGCCCTGCTGCCCGTCACCGCGGAGCCCGCCAAGGTGGTGGCCGAGGTCCACCGGGCCAAGGAGTCCGGACTCGGCGCCCTGATGATCCCGTCCATGTGGGTGGACAAGGCGCCCTACCACGACCGCCGTTACGACCCCGTGTGGGCGGCGGCCGCCGAGACCGCGATGCCGATCGTCACCCACTCGGGGGCCGCGCCCCGCCACGAGTACGGGAACCACCTCGGCATCTACGTCTCCGAGGTCACCTGGTGGCCGGCCCGCCCGCTGTGGTTCCTGCTCTGGTCCGGGGTCTTCGAGCGCCACCCGGGCCTGAGGTTCGGCATCGCCGAGTCGGGCTGCTGGTGGCTGCCGAACCAGCTCTGGTTCATGGACCGGCTCTACCTCGGGGCGCACGGGGGCAAGAAGCTCTCCCCGTTCGCGGAGCTGAAGCGCCCGCCGAGCGAGTACCTGGACCGCCAGGTGTTCATCTGCGCCACGAACACCAAGCGGCGCGAACTCGCCCAGCGCTACGAGATCGGCGTGGACAACATCCTGTGGGGCTCGGACTTCCCGCACCCCGAGGGCACCTGGCCCGACACCCGCAACTGGCTGCGCAACACCTTCCACGACATCCCGGTGGCCGAGACCCGCCGGATGCTGGGTCTGGCCGCGGCCGAGGTCTTCGGCTTCGACACCGCGAAGCTCGCCCCGGTCGCCCGCCGGATCGGCCCCACCCCGGACGGGCTCGGGCAGTCCCCGGACCAGGCGGCGGTGGAGGCCTCCTGGGCCCGCTCCCGCGAGACGGGCCGGCACTGGCTGACCGGCGGCGACTTCCCGGTCCTGGGGGTCTCCTGA
- a CDS encoding TetR/AcrR family transcriptional regulator, with product MARNPLTREEVLGAAAALVRRHGPAALTMRGLAADLGTAVTSIYWHVGNRESLLDALVERTVQEMGAVRPVGRTPADRILSVARILRRELRGRPHLIAMVHERGLTERMFLPAQQALVHEVHAAGLRGARAADAVRAIQFQIVGFLLVERNRERSPAQSPAEGDLWDPAAAPDDPALARALSRPADPERLFLLSVRALTEALLAPPGIKGLPGRPGP from the coding sequence ATGGCGAGGAACCCGCTGACCCGTGAGGAGGTACTGGGAGCGGCCGCCGCGCTGGTCAGACGGCACGGTCCGGCGGCCCTGACCATGCGCGGGCTCGCCGCCGACCTGGGCACGGCGGTGACCTCCATCTACTGGCACGTCGGCAACCGCGAGTCCCTGCTCGACGCCCTCGTGGAACGCACCGTCCAGGAGATGGGCGCCGTCCGCCCCGTCGGCCGCACCCCGGCCGACCGGATCCTGTCGGTGGCCCGGATCCTGCGCCGCGAACTGCGCGGGCGCCCGCACCTGATCGCGATGGTCCACGAGCGCGGCCTCACCGAGCGGATGTTCCTGCCCGCCCAGCAGGCCCTGGTCCACGAGGTGCACGCCGCCGGGCTGCGCGGCGCCCGGGCCGCCGACGCCGTGCGCGCGATCCAGTTCCAGATCGTCGGCTTCCTGCTCGTCGAGCGCAACCGTGAACGCTCCCCCGCCCAGTCCCCCGCCGAGGGCGACCTCTGGGACCCCGCCGCGGCCCCCGACGACCCGGCCCTCGCCCGCGCCCTGTCCCGCCCGGCCGACCCGGAACGGCTGTTCCTGCTGTCGGTGCGGGCCCTGACCGAGGCCCTGCTCGCGCCGCCGGGGATTAAGGGTTTGCCCGGCCGCCCGGGCCCGTGA
- a CDS encoding lysoplasmalogenase — MSATGSRTPSWAARRAGAGPRPAAGAAGRALLVGFGVAAAVDLGALLAGWHLGHVIAKPLLMPLLVAHVVTRRAPRLLIAALLFGWGGDLALLFDAEPAFLVGMGSFAAGHVCYLVLFGRGRTSPALGGAYALALVGTVALLWGDLPAGLRVPVAGYSLLLTAMAYRSSAPGRTAGIGGALFLLSDTLIATGVAEWPQPPRPDFWIMATYLVAQYLLAVGTTAPAQAYRREVIQDSTN; from the coding sequence GTGAGTGCCACCGGGTCCCGTACGCCGTCCTGGGCGGCCCGCCGCGCGGGCGCCGGGCCCCGGCCCGCGGCCGGCGCCGCCGGGCGGGCGCTGCTCGTCGGCTTCGGCGTGGCCGCCGCCGTGGACCTCGGCGCGCTGCTGGCCGGCTGGCACCTCGGGCACGTGATCGCCAAGCCGCTGCTGATGCCGCTGCTGGTGGCCCACGTCGTCACCCGCCGCGCCCCCCGCCTGCTGATCGCCGCCCTGCTGTTCGGCTGGGGCGGCGACCTCGCCCTGCTCTTCGACGCCGAGCCCGCCTTCCTCGTCGGCATGGGCTCCTTCGCCGCCGGGCACGTCTGCTACCTCGTGCTCTTCGGCCGCGGCCGGACGAGCCCCGCGCTCGGGGGCGCGTACGCCCTCGCGCTCGTCGGGACCGTCGCGCTGCTCTGGGGGGACCTGCCGGCCGGCCTGCGCGTCCCCGTCGCCGGGTACAGCCTGCTGCTCACCGCCATGGCCTACCGCTCCAGCGCGCCGGGCCGTACCGCGGGCATCGGCGGCGCGCTGTTCCTGCTCTCCGACACCCTCATCGCGACCGGCGTCGCCGAGTGGCCCCAGCCGCCCCGCCCCGACTTCTGGATCATGGCCACCTACCTGGTGGCCCAGTACCTGCTGGCCGTGGGCACGACCGCACCGGCGCAGGCGTACCGTAGGGAAGTCATACAAGACTCAACCAACTGA
- a CDS encoding amidohydrolase family protein, producing the protein MAGDRYTVVSADCHAGADLPDYRPYLAKRHHDAFDAWAAGYVNPYEDLLADTADRNWNSARRLAELEADGIVAEVLFPNTIPPFFPAASLMTQPPTAAEYELRWAGLQAHNRWLADFCADAPGRRAGVAQILLNDVDEAVREIRRTREAGLTGGILLPGVPPGSPVPELYSAVYDPIWAVCAELDVPVNHHGGSASPPLGDEPAARAVFMVETTWFSHRALWHLIFGGAFRRHPGLKLVLTEQGSGWIPGVLEMLDYYHGRLVTASATAEAKFGAGLADGMGRGPSEVWRDNCFVGASFMRPHEVPLRDRIGLDKIMWGSDYPHDEGTTPFSREGLRIAYAGLPREEVAAMVGGNAARVYGFDLPLLDALAAEHGPLVSEIAEPLTHIPAEATSPAFARGASVRVW; encoded by the coding sequence ATGGCCGGGGACCGCTACACGGTCGTCTCGGCCGACTGCCATGCGGGCGCCGACCTGCCGGACTACCGGCCGTACCTGGCCAAGCGGCACCACGACGCCTTCGACGCCTGGGCCGCCGGCTACGTCAACCCGTACGAGGACCTCCTCGCCGACACCGCCGACCGCAACTGGAACTCGGCCCGCCGGCTGGCCGAACTCGAAGCGGACGGCATCGTCGCGGAGGTCCTCTTCCCGAACACCATCCCGCCGTTCTTCCCCGCGGCCTCCCTGATGACGCAGCCGCCCACGGCCGCGGAGTACGAGCTGCGCTGGGCGGGCCTGCAGGCGCACAACCGCTGGCTGGCCGACTTCTGCGCGGACGCGCCGGGCCGGCGGGCCGGGGTGGCGCAGATCCTGCTCAACGACGTGGACGAGGCGGTCCGGGAGATCCGCCGCACCCGGGAGGCGGGCCTGACGGGCGGCATCCTCCTGCCCGGAGTCCCCCCGGGCTCACCCGTCCCGGAGCTCTACTCCGCCGTCTACGACCCGATCTGGGCCGTCTGCGCGGAACTCGACGTCCCCGTCAACCACCACGGCGGCTCGGCCTCGCCCCCGCTCGGGGACGAACCGGCGGCCCGCGCCGTCTTCATGGTGGAGACCACCTGGTTCTCCCACCGCGCCCTGTGGCACCTGATCTTCGGCGGGGCCTTCCGCCGCCACCCCGGCCTGAAGCTGGTCCTGACCGAGCAGGGCTCGGGCTGGATCCCGGGCGTCCTGGAGATGCTGGACTACTACCACGGCCGCCTCGTCACGGCCTCGGCCACGGCGGAGGCCAAGTTCGGGGCGGGCCTGGCCGACGGCATGGGCCGGGGCCCCAGCGAGGTCTGGCGGGACAACTGCTTCGTGGGGGCGAGCTTCATGCGCCCCCACGAGGTCCCGCTGCGGGACCGGATCGGCCTCGACAAGATCATGTGGGGCAGCGACTACCCCCACGACGAGGGCACCACCCCCTTCTCCCGGGAGGGCCTGCGCATCGCGTACGCGGGCCTGCCGAGGGAGGAGGTCGCGGCGATGGTCGGCGGCAACGCCGCCCGCGTCTACGGCTTCGACCTCCCCCTCCTGGACGCCCTGGCCGCCGAACACGGCCCCCTGGTCTCGGAGATCGCCGAACCCCTGACCCACATCCCGGCCGAGGCCACCAGCCCGGCCTTCGCCCGGGGCGCCTCGGTACGCGTCTGGTGA
- a CDS encoding MXAN_6230/SCO0854 family RING domain-containing protein — protein MSTIESVLLRRLQTVYVDHVPGPEGTPERTPERTPAAAPAPAPGLRRVETDLLDRGQAPTPQLYAALNALGPAELAAAGARLNALADELLGSDRTHVPLFRRFPFSVTRDTDRLYVARVFSFLAQQPAQPCVLCGESGTVHPVAPCAHLVCRLCWDGADYAGCPVCHRRVDPADPFLRTAPRTPLKAAPIGPLRLLRLGADAGADAFAEVRSLVARRTPLSPQDREDLAVLLAAAPADPGWLPAEIPVRETRALVLAALLPGAGDRAPLLRHLTTATDVLRLLAVLSGGEAGLLPAPRFATLARPLRRELLAVLDALNPQYLVEDLLRHPVAWKRAAESLHPFERHARHPRAALAFAALRGTTVSPATAFGTALLESAAAHPEAVRVAGDRILPATWAGRLERALASGDAAGAVVLAGQRPGELVRRLDHLLRLHPGAEPLPELRRALARALPAVAPGPLLSALGALRPRAEDRGGGRRVFFPNGRVARAQVAWEERAPLPAPLVEEVTARLEAEVLRRFGAAPGDPYELAVLDSGLAELTVPFGERTTARALVAVPRGSVQRLPEDEVLRLFLHWTEPEGQITDLDLSVAFFDAEWRFTGLCDYTSLRHGPRGTATHSGDLTSAPAPLGATEYVDLDPAALARNGDRYAVPLVLSYNNVPFDTLPDAFAGFMGLPADGPRDASYDPRTVRQRFDLAGRSRVCMPMVVDLAARRALWADVHLPPSGGFQSVRSHGDRLASVARDVWEHFGSGTRTTLWDLAVWRAAARSREVAVVRRAPHPVLPDELWLYRAGAGETVAGFAARVAALEEPQERREPADADAAAGELAAGKRVFLATVHAVPAPRGASGTAYRLFPGPGEVAGSLTPVSAADLVAELC, from the coding sequence GTGTCCACCATCGAGTCCGTGCTGCTGCGCCGGCTTCAGACCGTCTACGTCGACCACGTGCCCGGCCCGGAAGGGACCCCGGAGCGGACTCCGGAGCGGACCCCGGCAGCGGCCCCCGCCCCGGCCCCGGGCCTCCGGCGCGTGGAGACCGACCTCCTCGACCGGGGCCAGGCCCCGACCCCGCAGCTGTACGCGGCCCTGAACGCGCTCGGCCCCGCCGAACTGGCCGCCGCCGGGGCCCGGCTGAACGCCCTCGCCGACGAGCTGCTCGGCTCCGACCGCACGCACGTGCCGCTCTTCCGCCGTTTCCCGTTCTCGGTCACCCGCGACACCGACCGGCTCTACGTGGCCAGGGTCTTCAGCTTCCTCGCGCAGCAGCCCGCCCAGCCCTGCGTGCTGTGCGGCGAGAGCGGCACCGTCCACCCCGTGGCCCCCTGCGCCCACCTGGTGTGCCGCCTGTGCTGGGACGGCGCCGACTACGCGGGCTGCCCCGTCTGCCACCGCCGCGTCGACCCCGCCGACCCCTTCCTGCGCACCGCCCCGCGCACCCCGCTCAAGGCGGCGCCGATCGGCCCGCTGCGGCTGCTGCGCCTGGGCGCCGACGCCGGGGCGGACGCCTTCGCCGAGGTCCGGTCCCTGGTCGCCCGCCGGACCCCGCTCTCCCCGCAGGACCGCGAGGACCTGGCCGTCCTGCTGGCGGCCGCCCCAGCGGACCCCGGCTGGCTGCCCGCGGAGATCCCCGTACGGGAGACCAGGGCACTGGTGCTCGCCGCCCTGCTGCCCGGAGCCGGCGACCGGGCCCCGCTGCTGCGGCACCTGACCACCGCCACCGACGTGCTGCGCCTGCTGGCCGTGCTGTCGGGCGGGGAGGCCGGGCTGCTGCCGGCGCCCCGGTTCGCCACGCTCGCCCGGCCGCTGCGCCGGGAACTCCTCGCGGTGCTCGACGCGTTGAACCCGCAGTACCTGGTCGAGGACCTGCTGCGGCATCCGGTGGCCTGGAAGCGTGCCGCCGAGAGCCTGCACCCCTTCGAGCGGCACGCCCGGCACCCGCGCGCCGCGCTCGCCTTCGCCGCGCTGCGGGGCACCACCGTGTCCCCGGCGACCGCCTTCGGCACCGCCCTGCTGGAGTCGGCCGCCGCGCACCCCGAGGCCGTGCGGGTCGCCGGGGACCGGATCCTGCCCGCCACCTGGGCCGGCCGGCTGGAGCGGGCCCTCGCCTCGGGGGACGCCGCGGGCGCCGTCGTACTCGCCGGGCAGCGCCCGGGCGAGCTCGTACGCCGCCTCGACCACCTGCTGCGGCTGCACCCGGGCGCCGAGCCGCTGCCTGAGCTGCGGCGCGCGCTGGCGCGCGCGCTGCCCGCCGTCGCGCCGGGCCCGCTGCTGTCCGCGCTCGGCGCGCTGCGGCCCCGGGCCGAGGACCGCGGCGGCGGCCGCCGGGTGTTCTTCCCGAACGGCCGGGTCGCCCGCGCCCAGGTGGCGTGGGAGGAGCGGGCGCCGCTGCCCGCACCCCTCGTCGAGGAGGTCACGGCCCGGCTGGAGGCCGAGGTGCTGCGCCGGTTCGGCGCCGCGCCGGGGGACCCGTACGAGCTGGCCGTCCTCGACTCCGGGCTCGCCGAGCTGACCGTGCCCTTCGGCGAGCGCACCACCGCCAGGGCCCTGGTCGCCGTCCCGCGCGGCAGCGTGCAGCGGCTGCCGGAGGACGAGGTGCTGCGGCTGTTCCTGCACTGGACCGAGCCCGAGGGCCAGATCACCGACCTGGACCTGTCGGTCGCCTTCTTCGACGCCGAGTGGCGGTTCACGGGCCTGTGCGACTACACCTCGCTGCGCCACGGCCCGCGCGGCACCGCCACCCACTCGGGCGACCTCACCTCGGCGCCCGCGCCGCTCGGCGCCACCGAGTACGTGGACCTGGACCCGGCCGCCCTCGCCCGCAACGGGGACCGCTACGCCGTCCCCCTGGTCCTGAGCTACAACAACGTGCCCTTCGACACACTGCCGGACGCCTTCGCGGGCTTCATGGGCCTGCCGGCCGACGGCCCCAGGGACGCCTCCTACGATCCGCGCACCGTGCGCCAGCGCTTCGACCTGGCCGGACGGTCGCGGGTCTGCATGCCGATGGTGGTGGACCTGGCCGCCCGGCGGGCGCTGTGGGCCGACGTGCACCTGCCCCCGTCCGGCGGTTTCCAGAGCGTGCGTTCGCACGGGGACCGGCTGGCGTCCGTGGCCCGCGACGTGTGGGAGCACTTCGGCTCGGGCACCCGTACGACCCTGTGGGACCTGGCGGTGTGGCGGGCGGCGGCCCGCTCCCGCGAGGTGGCGGTCGTGCGCCGGGCACCGCATCCCGTCCTTCCCGACGAACTGTGGCTCTACCGGGCCGGGGCCGGGGAAACGGTGGCCGGATTCGCCGCCCGGGTCGCCGCGCTGGAGGAGCCCCAGGAACGGCGGGAGCCCGCCGATGCCGACGCGGCCGCCGGTGAACTGGCCGCCGGAAAGCGGGTCTTCCTCGCGACCGTGCACGCGGTCCCGGCCCCGCGCGGGGCTTCGGGGACCGCGTACCGCCTCTTCCCGGGGCCCGGCGAAGTGGCGGGATCCCTCACCCCGGTGAGCGCGGCGGACCTCGTGGCGGAGCTGTGCTGA
- a CDS encoding zinc-dependent alcohol dehydrogenase family protein: MRATVIHAPHDIRVEEVPDAAIQRPEDAVVRVLRACICGSDLWAYRGEAERQPGQRIGHEFLGVVEETGSAVSGLRAGDLVVAPFMWSDGTCDYCSEGLYTSCVHGGFWGSVGHDGGQGEAVRVPHAEGTLVKLPAEAVSDDHLLTGLLALSDVMGTGHHAALGAGVRKGSTVAVVGDGAVGLCGVLAAKRLGAERIIALGRHTVRTDIARLFGATDVVAERGEAAEAAVRELTGGQGAHSVIEAVGTEQSMRTAVNITRDGGAVGYVGVPHGSGTGLDLGVMFDRNISLRGGVAPVRAYIPELLEDVLSGAIDPAPVFDRAVSLDEVPDGYRAMDDRSALKVLIKP, from the coding sequence ATGCGCGCCACCGTCATCCACGCCCCGCACGACATCCGCGTGGAGGAGGTGCCCGACGCTGCGATCCAGCGCCCCGAGGACGCCGTCGTCCGCGTCCTGCGTGCCTGCATCTGCGGCAGCGACCTCTGGGCCTACCGCGGCGAGGCCGAGCGCCAGCCCGGCCAGCGGATCGGGCACGAGTTCCTCGGCGTCGTCGAGGAGACCGGCTCCGCCGTCTCCGGCCTGCGCGCCGGGGACCTGGTCGTGGCCCCCTTCATGTGGTCCGACGGCACCTGCGACTACTGCTCCGAAGGCCTGTACACCTCCTGCGTGCACGGCGGCTTCTGGGGCTCGGTCGGCCACGACGGCGGCCAGGGCGAGGCCGTCCGGGTCCCGCACGCCGAGGGCACCCTGGTGAAGCTGCCGGCCGAGGCCGTCTCCGACGACCACCTGCTGACCGGCCTGCTGGCGCTCTCCGACGTCATGGGCACCGGCCACCACGCCGCCCTGGGCGCGGGGGTCCGCAAGGGCTCCACCGTCGCCGTGGTCGGCGACGGCGCGGTCGGGCTGTGCGGCGTCCTGGCCGCCAAGCGGCTCGGCGCCGAGCGGATCATCGCCCTCGGCCGGCACACCGTCCGTACCGACATAGCCAGGCTCTTCGGAGCCACCGACGTGGTCGCCGAGCGCGGCGAGGCCGCCGAGGCGGCCGTCCGCGAGCTGACGGGCGGGCAGGGCGCGCACTCCGTCATCGAGGCGGTCGGCACCGAGCAGTCCATGCGGACCGCCGTGAACATCACCCGCGACGGCGGCGCCGTCGGCTACGTCGGCGTGCCGCACGGCAGCGGCACCGGCCTCGACCTGGGCGTGATGTTCGACCGCAACATCTCGCTGCGCGGCGGTGTGGCGCCGGTCCGCGCGTACATCCCGGAGCTGCTGGAGGACGTGCTGAGCGGGGCCATCGACCCGGCGCCGGTCTTCGACCGCGCCGTGTCCCTGGACGAGGTCCCGGACGGCTACCGCGCGATGGACGACCGCAGCGCCCTCAAGGTCCTGATCAAGCCCTGA
- a CDS encoding sterol desaturase family protein, translating to MPNLPDVVLWSIPAFVLLTVIEVVSYRLHPDEDAAGYDAKDAVTSVTMGIGSIGFDLLWKVPVVAVFTAVYELTPLRVPFLWWTALLMLLVQDFLYYWQHRLHHVIRILWACHVVHHSSRRFNLTTALRQPWTSATTWWFYLPMVALGVHPAAIPFCYGINLLYQFWVHTERIGKLPRAYEYVFNTPSHHRVHHASQGGYLDRNFGGILIVWDRMFGSWVGETERPVYGLTKNIGTHNPLRVATHEYAAIARDVRAADNWRERAGRVFRGPGWQPVAERAPGAGGAPAAAPEPEPERAA from the coding sequence ATGCCGAACCTGCCCGATGTCGTGCTGTGGTCCATACCCGCGTTCGTCCTGCTCACCGTCATCGAGGTGGTGAGCTACCGGCTGCATCCCGACGAGGACGCCGCCGGGTACGACGCCAAGGACGCGGTCACGAGCGTCACCATGGGCATCGGCAGCATCGGCTTCGACCTGCTCTGGAAGGTCCCGGTCGTCGCCGTCTTCACGGCCGTCTACGAACTGACCCCGCTGCGCGTGCCGTTCCTGTGGTGGACCGCCCTGCTGATGCTGCTCGTGCAGGACTTCCTCTACTACTGGCAGCACCGGCTGCACCACGTCATCCGCATCCTGTGGGCCTGCCACGTGGTCCACCACAGCAGCCGCAGGTTCAACCTCACCACCGCCCTGCGCCAGCCCTGGACCAGTGCCACCACCTGGTGGTTCTACCTGCCCATGGTCGCCCTCGGCGTGCACCCGGCCGCGATCCCCTTCTGCTACGGGATCAACCTCCTCTACCAGTTCTGGGTCCACACCGAGCGCATCGGGAAGCTGCCGCGGGCGTACGAGTACGTCTTCAACACCCCCTCGCACCACCGCGTACACCACGCCTCCCAGGGCGGCTACCTCGACCGCAACTTCGGCGGCATCCTTATCGTCTGGGACCGGATGTTCGGGTCCTGGGTCGGGGAGACCGAGCGGCCCGTCTACGGGCTGACCAAGAACATCGGCACCCACAACCCGCTGCGCGTGGCCACCCACGAGTACGCCGCCATCGCCCGCGACGTGCGTGCCGCCGACAACTGGCGCGAGCGCGCCGGGCGGGTCTTCCGCGGGCCGGGCTGGCAGCCCGTCGCCGAGCGGGCGCCCGGGGCGGGCGGCGCGCCCGCCGCCGCGCCGGAGCCGGAGCCGGAGCGCGCCGCGTGA